A region from the Arvicola amphibius chromosome 12, mArvAmp1.2, whole genome shotgun sequence genome encodes:
- the Siglecl1 gene encoding SIGLEC family-like protein 1, translating to MGLLPLQWEAARLLNSFCAVEKTLQCSCSFRGIPTPSVQWWMDDAPVDVNSGHGHLQVTSTTLGPWDNSTLSMAKDPEMGTVLLCEGKNQHGTHGLSILLMSRRGPLAPQIFLKALLQGVVYAAMATTLLFFCLLPFIVKLLRMQKAKKCAQMRAQQDSKPGPEGDSIVKPKEPRKSRTESPGKLLSEKEDSLKPAEPLEETAPHPKLSLFPESQKPMESPETPSP from the exons ATGGGTCTGCTGCCTCTACAGTGGG AAGCGGCCAGACTGCTCAACTCTTTCTGTGCTGTGGAGAAGACTTTGCAGTGCAGTTGCTCCTTTCGTGGGATCCCCACACCCTCTGTGCAGTGGTGGATGGATGATGCTCCTGTGGATGTGAACAGTGGGCATGGCCACCTCCAGGTGACCTCTACCACACTTGGCCCCTGGGACAACAGCACCCTCAGCATGGCCAAGGACCCAGAAATGGGCACAGTCCTTCTTtgtgaaggaaagaaccaacatGGAACCCATGGTCTGAGCATCCTACTGATGTCAA GAAGGGGCCCTTTGGCTCCCCAGATCTTCCTGAAGGCGCTGCTCCAGGGTGTTGTCTATGCAGCCATGGCAACCACACTacttttcttctgcctcctccccttcaT AGTGAAACTTCTCAGGATGCAGAAGGCAAAGAAGTGTGCACAGATGAGAGCACAGCAGGACTCTAAGCCTGGACCAGAGGGAGACTCCATTGTGAAGCCCAAGGAACCTAGAAAATCCAGAACTGAGTCACCTGGGAAGTTGCTCTCA GAAAAGGAAGACAGCCTGAAGCCAGCGGAGCCTCTGGAGGAAACCGCACCACACCCAAAGCTCTCATTATTCCCAGAATCACAAAAACCCATGGAGAGCCCAGAAACCCCAAGTCCGTAA